A window from Herbaspirillum sp. meg3 encodes these proteins:
- a CDS encoding DctP family TRAP transporter solute-binding subunit, translating to MQHWKAIVATAAAAFAFNTQAQTTQQPIVIKFSHVVATNTSKGKTAEYFKKIVEERTAGRIKVEVYPNSQLYKDKEELEALQMGSVQLLAPTFGKFGPMGVREFEVFDLPYLFDNMAQAQKITQGPIGHALLKKLDSKGLTGLAMWDSGFLDWTSNKPIVKPADIKGMKIRIQSSKVIDARTRIVGALPQVMPWSEIYQGLQTGVVDGQENPPSIVSTAKLFEVQKFMTISEHGYHGYVFIANKRFWDALPADIKPIMDKAVIDATEYFNSNAKKENDDALEDIKKTGKMKILTMTPEEKSEWKKIQYKVHREMEDRIGKDLIQSIYKEIGRTPDGK from the coding sequence ATGCAACACTGGAAAGCCATTGTCGCGACCGCAGCAGCAGCGTTCGCCTTCAACACACAAGCGCAAACCACGCAGCAACCCATCGTCATCAAATTCAGCCACGTTGTCGCCACCAACACGTCCAAGGGCAAGACAGCCGAATACTTCAAAAAGATCGTCGAAGAACGCACCGCGGGTCGCATCAAGGTCGAGGTCTATCCGAACAGTCAGCTCTACAAGGACAAGGAAGAACTCGAAGCCCTGCAAATGGGATCGGTGCAATTGCTGGCGCCGACCTTCGGTAAATTCGGTCCGATGGGCGTGCGCGAATTTGAAGTATTCGACCTGCCCTACCTGTTCGACAACATGGCGCAGGCGCAAAAGATCACGCAAGGCCCGATCGGCCACGCCCTGCTCAAAAAGCTGGACAGCAAGGGACTCACCGGTCTGGCAATGTGGGACAGCGGCTTTCTCGACTGGACTTCCAACAAGCCGATCGTGAAGCCGGCCGACATCAAGGGCATGAAGATTCGCATCCAGTCATCCAAGGTGATCGACGCGCGCACGCGCATCGTCGGCGCACTGCCGCAAGTGATGCCATGGTCGGAGATTTATCAGGGCCTGCAAACCGGCGTGGTCGACGGCCAGGAAAATCCGCCATCCATCGTCAGCACCGCCAAGCTGTTTGAGGTGCAGAAGTTCATGACGATTTCTGAACACGGCTATCACGGCTACGTGTTCATCGCCAACAAGCGCTTCTGGGATGCACTGCCGGCAGACATCAAACCGATCATGGACAAGGCGGTGATCGACGCGACCGAGTATTTCAACAGCAACGCGAAGAAGGAAAATGACGATGCGCTGGAAGACATCAAAAAGACCGGCAAGATGAAAATTCTGACCATGACGCCGGAAGAAAAGAGCGAGTGGAAAAAGATCCAGTACAAGGTTCACCGCGAGATGGAAGACCGTATCGGCAAGGACTTGATCCAATCCATCTACAAGGAAATCGGCCGTACGCCGGACGGCAAATAG
- a CDS encoding acyl carrier protein, protein MTTLAPTMNKDEITVWIVDMLHEMFELDKAKISPQSNLYTDLDIDSIDAVDIVVKLNQMTGKRIQPDVFRSVRTVQDVVNVIATLLQTDEKA, encoded by the coding sequence ATGACAACCTTAGCGCCAACCATGAACAAGGACGAGATCACCGTCTGGATCGTCGACATGCTGCATGAGATGTTCGAACTCGACAAAGCCAAGATCTCGCCGCAATCGAATCTTTACACTGATCTCGACATCGACAGCATCGACGCCGTCGATATCGTCGTCAAACTGAATCAGATGACCGGCAAACGCATCCAGCCTGACGTATTTCGGTCGGTACGCACAGTACAAGATGTGGTCAACGTGATTGCGACGCTGCTGCAAACGGATGAAAAAGCCTGA
- a CDS encoding beta-ketoacyl synthase chain length factor has translation MRFGDVSFSVASHTAWAPGLDTAAAWLEWAHDRKPASAPTEPKVKDMPPMLRRRASPAGKMALETAYQCLPAQSDIPVIFASRHGECARSVELLMELANNAPLSPASFSLSVHNANAGLFSIARGDRGNSIAIAAGPSTVEHALIEACGLLADGAPQVLLVMSDSPPPEAFSAYNDCAEEGYAWAWLLQAIADKHSGSNTGEHISLSWSAANHDGATENLSAVPAGLDVLRFFLRRDAELARVANGRCWRWSRHD, from the coding sequence ATGCGTTTTGGGGATGTCAGTTTTTCTGTCGCATCGCATACGGCTTGGGCGCCTGGTTTAGACACCGCTGCCGCATGGCTGGAGTGGGCTCACGACCGCAAACCCGCATCTGCACCGACCGAACCCAAAGTCAAAGATATGCCGCCAATGTTGCGCCGTCGTGCCAGTCCGGCCGGCAAGATGGCTCTGGAAACCGCCTATCAGTGCCTTCCGGCGCAATCCGATATCCCCGTCATCTTTGCCTCCCGCCACGGCGAATGCGCGCGTTCGGTCGAATTACTGATGGAACTGGCCAATAACGCCCCGCTGTCGCCTGCCTCATTCAGCCTTTCCGTACACAATGCCAATGCAGGCTTGTTCTCCATTGCACGCGGCGACCGTGGCAATAGCATCGCCATCGCCGCAGGCCCCAGCACGGTTGAGCATGCGTTAATCGAAGCGTGCGGCCTGTTGGCCGACGGCGCCCCGCAGGTATTGCTGGTCATGTCGGACAGCCCGCCGCCGGAGGCTTTCAGCGCCTACAACGATTGCGCCGAAGAAGGCTACGCCTGGGCCTGGCTGCTGCAGGCGATTGCCGACAAACATTCCGGAAGCAACACCGGCGAACACATTTCACTGTCCTGGTCTGCAGCAAACCACGATGGCGCAACCGAAAATCTCTCGGCAGTCCCGGCGGGACTGGATGTCCTGCGCTTCTTCCTGCGGCGCGACGCCGAGCTGGCTCGTGTTGCCAACGGGCGCTGCTGGCGCTGGAGCCGCCATGATTGA
- a CDS encoding substrate-binding domain-containing protein, translating to MYKVRIKPHWEIAHGEETPLDTADLLALLAAIQQSGSIAKGAEQLRHSYRHAWGLLRTSEQLFGHSLIESGRGRGTTLTPFASKLLWADRMVSARLSPTLDSLASELEIELGKTVEGKSKTVRLNASHGFAVAALLNQFNQAKLPVEVRYRHSTDAVAALSRQECDLAGFHVPLGEFEKPAIAMYAKWLNKRSDCLIHLAVRNQGLFVAPGNPKQILDLPDLIRSDLRFVNREAGSGTRMLLELMLAGQGISHKKINGFENTEFTHSAVAAFIASGMADVGFGVQTASQRFGLDFIPLVRERYFFALPTASLNDPLVQAVVNILQSPIFRSVVDDLAGYDGTDTGKIQSLQEAFG from the coding sequence ATGTATAAAGTTCGCATCAAACCTCACTGGGAAATCGCTCACGGTGAAGAAACACCTCTAGATACCGCCGATTTGCTTGCTCTGTTAGCTGCGATTCAACAGAGTGGATCGATTGCCAAAGGCGCCGAGCAGTTGCGCCACTCCTATCGGCATGCATGGGGTCTGCTGCGTACTTCCGAGCAGTTATTCGGACATAGCCTGATTGAAAGCGGACGTGGCCGCGGCACCACACTCACACCGTTTGCCAGCAAATTGCTGTGGGCCGACCGCATGGTCAGCGCACGGCTGTCGCCGACACTGGACAGCCTGGCCTCGGAGCTGGAAATTGAATTGGGCAAAACGGTCGAAGGCAAATCCAAGACGGTGCGCCTGAACGCCAGCCATGGCTTCGCTGTCGCCGCCCTGCTCAATCAGTTCAACCAGGCCAAACTGCCGGTGGAAGTACGCTATCGCCACAGCACCGATGCCGTGGCGGCCTTGTCGCGCCAGGAATGTGATCTCGCAGGGTTCCACGTGCCGCTGGGTGAATTCGAAAAACCGGCCATTGCCATGTACGCTAAATGGCTCAACAAGCGCAGCGATTGCTTAATCCATCTGGCGGTGCGCAATCAGGGGCTCTTCGTTGCCCCCGGCAATCCCAAGCAAATTCTGGATTTACCGGATCTGATCCGCAGCGATCTGCGTTTCGTCAATCGCGAAGCCGGCTCCGGTACCCGCATGCTGCTGGAACTGATGCTGGCAGGGCAAGGTATCTCGCACAAGAAGATCAATGGTTTCGAAAACACTGAGTTCACGCACTCGGCGGTAGCCGCCTTCATCGCCAGCGGCATGGCCGATGTCGGCTTTGGTGTGCAGACGGCATCGCAGCGCTTTGGGCTGGATTTCATTCCGCTGGTGCGGGAGCGGTATTTCTTCGCCCTGCCGACGGCGTCGCTCAACGATCCACTGGTGCAGGCGGTGGTCAATATTCTGCAATCGCCGATATTCCGCAGTGTGGTGGACGATCTGGCGGGTTATGACGGTACTGACACCGGAAAAATACAAAGCCTGCAGGAAGCCTTCGGCTAA
- a CDS encoding tartrate dehydrogenase: MTKHKVAVIAGDGIGQEVIPEGLRAVDAAAKKFGIEIEYTHFDWAHCGYYAQHGKMMPDDWFDQLKGFEAIFFGAVGWPATVPDHVSLWGSLLKFRRDFDLYVNLRPVRLMPGVPCPLAGRKPGDIDFYVVRENTEGEYSSIGGRMYEGTDREVVIQESVFTRHGVDRILKYAFDLAQSRPKKHLTSATKSNGIAITMPYWDERVEAMSKNYGDVKWDKYHIDILTAHFVLNPQRFDVVVAPNLFGDILSDLGPACAGTIGIAPSANINPDRKMPSLFEPVHGSAPDIAGKNIANPVATIWSGAMMLDFLGNGKPQYKQAHDAILSAIEKVLVEGPKTADLGGTGDTTAVGKAIAAAI; the protein is encoded by the coding sequence GTGACCAAACATAAAGTAGCTGTGATCGCCGGCGACGGCATCGGACAAGAAGTGATCCCCGAAGGCTTGCGCGCCGTCGACGCCGCAGCAAAGAAATTCGGCATCGAGATCGAGTACACCCATTTCGACTGGGCGCATTGCGGCTACTACGCCCAGCACGGCAAGATGATGCCGGACGACTGGTTCGATCAGTTGAAGGGATTCGAAGCAATCTTCTTCGGCGCGGTCGGCTGGCCTGCCACGGTGCCCGATCACGTCTCGCTGTGGGGTTCGCTGCTGAAGTTCCGCCGCGACTTCGACCTCTATGTCAACCTGCGCCCGGTGCGTCTGATGCCCGGCGTACCCTGCCCGCTGGCCGGCCGCAAACCTGGCGACATCGATTTTTACGTCGTGCGCGAAAACACCGAGGGGGAATATTCTTCCATCGGCGGCCGCATGTATGAAGGCACTGATCGTGAAGTAGTGATTCAGGAGTCGGTCTTTACCCGTCACGGCGTCGACCGTATCCTGAAATACGCCTTCGACCTGGCGCAAAGCCGTCCGAAGAAACACCTCACTTCCGCCACCAAGTCCAATGGCATCGCCATCACCATGCCGTATTGGGACGAGCGCGTCGAAGCCATGAGCAAGAACTACGGCGACGTCAAATGGGACAAGTACCACATCGATATCCTGACCGCGCATTTCGTGCTGAATCCGCAGCGATTTGACGTGGTGGTCGCGCCCAACTTGTTCGGCGACATATTGTCCGACCTCGGCCCGGCCTGCGCGGGCACCATCGGCATTGCGCCGTCGGCCAACATCAATCCTGACCGCAAGATGCCGTCGCTGTTCGAACCGGTACACGGTTCGGCGCCCGACATCGCCGGCAAGAACATCGCCAACCCGGTCGCCACGATCTGGTCCGGCGCGATGATGCTGGACTTCCTCGGCAACGGCAAACCGCAATACAAGCAAGCGCATGACGCTATCCTGTCCGCCATCGAAAAAGTGCTGGTGGAAGGACCGAAGACCGCTGATCTGGGCGGCACCGGCGATACAACGGCAGTCGGCAAGGCCATCGCCGCCGCTATCTGA
- a CDS encoding surface-adhesin E family protein: MMKFAVLALLLVSNQVLAAQWSLLGDNDLGTFFVDKSTVTRSRGVLKADILLNWNKPQLLQGHGKYYLSEVSIAYLDCDDKQIGFGSRTMYAKADAQGGALFSPYLAYGDVKLQDTVPGSTGAQMIKAICSLK, translated from the coding sequence ATGATGAAATTTGCTGTGCTGGCGTTGCTACTGGTATCGAACCAGGTTTTAGCCGCGCAATGGTCATTGCTCGGCGACAATGATCTCGGTACCTTCTTTGTCGACAAAAGCACCGTCACTCGCAGCCGCGGTGTTCTGAAGGCCGATATCCTGCTGAACTGGAACAAGCCGCAATTGCTGCAAGGCCACGGCAAATACTATCTGTCGGAAGTTTCCATCGCTTATCTCGACTGCGACGACAAGCAAATCGGTTTCGGCAGCCGCACCATGTACGCCAAGGCCGACGCCCAGGGCGGCGCGCTGTTTTCCCCTTACCTCGCCTACGGCGACGTCAAGCTGCAAGACACGGTGCCCGGCTCAACCGGCGCGCAGATGATCAAAGCCATTTGCAGCCTCAAATAA
- a CDS encoding phosphopantetheine-binding protein, with product MPRLDEEIKELIIEVLQLEDIRPSDIDSAAPLFGDGLGLDSIDALELGVALQKRYGVVLSANSEETRKHFASVQSLEALIANHANK from the coding sequence ATGCCAAGACTTGACGAAGAAATCAAAGAACTCATTATCGAAGTTCTGCAACTGGAAGACATCCGTCCGTCCGACATCGATTCCGCCGCCCCGCTGTTCGGCGACGGATTGGGATTGGATTCCATCGACGCGCTTGAGCTGGGCGTTGCATTGCAAAAACGCTACGGCGTTGTTTTATCCGCGAATTCAGAAGAAACCCGCAAGCACTTTGCTTCGGTTCAATCCCTGGAAGCCTTGATCGCCAATCACGCCAATAAGTAA
- a CDS encoding APC family permease codes for MLKIREMLLGKALDPLKSETRHSLALVAFLAWVGLGADGLSSSAYGPEESFRALGEHTHLGLYLALATALTVFIIALAYNQVIELFPTGGGGYRVATKLVGPYLGLISGVALILDYVLTIAISIASGVDALASLLPLGFQDYKLWAEAFFVGMLIVLNLRGLKEAIQFLLPIFLGFVATHLVLIVYGIFAHAEYLPALVPSTLSDTGALAQNIGWAGVASMLLLAYSQGGGTYTGLEAVSNNVNMLAEPRVRTGKVTMIYMALSLAFTAGGIFLLYLLWDARHVNGETLNATTFRLIIDSMGTGSRWLNDILLAVVLAFEAGLLFVAANTGFLGGPAVLSNMAVDSWVPHKFRYLSTRLVTQNGILVMGIAALIILFWTRGSVTLLIVLYSISVFLTFAISLFGLCRYWWRHRRHLAHWKRRFLLSLVGFVICASILSVLLFEKLTEGGWATAVIIAAISALCIYIRNHYRDTKEAIRSVDQIFSSQPFGTNLKAIEPDPVNQTAVFIVGTSRGGGLHALLWVQRMFPEHFKNFIFVNARTVDSHAYGGEGAVEQMRAEANATLQFFVDFCRSHGMASTSFLGFGTDAVQEVTKLCYDISKQYPNAIFFTSKLIFEQDNWFIRLLHNQAALAIQRRLHFDGLQMVILPMKV; via the coding sequence ATGTTGAAGATTCGAGAAATGTTGTTGGGCAAGGCGCTGGACCCGTTGAAAAGCGAGACCCGCCATTCGTTGGCACTGGTCGCTTTTCTGGCATGGGTAGGTTTGGGGGCGGATGGTTTGTCGTCGTCGGCCTACGGTCCCGAAGAAAGTTTCCGTGCGCTCGGTGAGCACACTCACCTTGGACTTTATCTCGCGCTGGCGACGGCGCTGACGGTATTCATCATTGCGCTGGCCTATAACCAGGTCATCGAGCTGTTTCCGACCGGTGGCGGCGGATATCGGGTGGCAACCAAGCTGGTCGGCCCCTATCTCGGACTGATTTCCGGCGTCGCGCTGATTCTCGATTATGTGTTGACGATCGCCATTTCCATCGCCTCTGGTGTCGATGCGCTGGCGTCTTTGCTGCCGCTGGGCTTCCAGGATTACAAGCTGTGGGCGGAAGCCTTCTTCGTCGGTATGCTGATCGTGCTCAATCTGCGCGGGCTCAAAGAGGCGATCCAGTTCCTGCTGCCGATCTTTCTCGGTTTTGTCGCGACGCATCTGGTGCTGATCGTCTATGGCATCTTCGCGCATGCGGAATATCTGCCGGCGCTGGTGCCTTCCACGCTAAGCGATACCGGCGCCTTGGCACAAAACATAGGCTGGGCAGGCGTCGCCAGCATGCTGCTGCTGGCCTATTCGCAGGGTGGCGGTACCTATACCGGTCTGGAGGCGGTCTCCAACAACGTCAATATGCTGGCCGAGCCGCGCGTACGCACCGGCAAGGTGACGATGATTTATATGGCCTTGTCGCTGGCATTCACGGCCGGCGGGATCTTCTTGTTATATCTGTTGTGGGATGCGCGCCATGTCAATGGCGAGACACTCAACGCGACCACCTTCCGGCTGATCATCGACAGCATGGGCACCGGCAGCCGATGGCTCAACGATATCTTGCTGGCGGTCGTGTTGGCGTTTGAGGCGGGTTTGCTGTTTGTTGCCGCCAACACAGGCTTCCTTGGTGGTCCTGCGGTGCTGTCGAATATGGCGGTGGATTCCTGGGTGCCGCATAAATTCCGTTACCTGTCGACACGGCTGGTCACGCAAAATGGCATCCTGGTCATGGGCATTGCCGCATTGATCATCCTGTTCTGGACGCGGGGCAGTGTGACGTTGCTGATCGTGCTGTATTCGATCTCGGTATTTCTCACATTCGCCATTTCGCTGTTCGGCTTGTGCCGCTACTGGTGGCGTCATCGCCGCCATCTGGCGCACTGGAAGCGACGCTTCCTGTTGTCGCTGGTCGGCTTTGTGATCTGCGCGTCGATTCTGTCCGTCTTGCTGTTCGAGAAACTGACTGAAGGCGGTTGGGCGACGGCGGTCATCATTGCCGCGATTTCTGCACTCTGTATATACATCCGCAATCACTACCGCGATACCAAGGAAGCGATCCGCTCGGTCGACCAGATCTTTTCCAGCCAGCCCTTTGGCACCAACCTGAAGGCAATCGAACCGGATCCGGTCAACCAGACCGCGGTCTTTATCGTCGGTACGTCACGCGGCGGCGGTTTGCACGCCTTGCTGTGGGTGCAGCGGATGTTCCCGGAACATTTCAAGAACTTCATTTTCGTCAATGCGCGTACGGTCGATTCGCATGCCTATGGTGGCGAGGGCGCGGTGGAACAGATGCGCGCCGAGGCCAATGCGACCTTGCAGTTCTTCGTGGATTTTTGCCGCAGCCACGGCATGGCATCGACGTCGTTCCTGGGATTCGGCACCGACGCCGTGCAGGAAGTCACCAAGCTTTGCTATGACATCAGCAAGCAATATCCGAATGCGATTTTCTTTACCAGTAAGCTGATCTTCGAGCAGGACAACTGGTTCATCCGCTTGCTTCACAATCAGGCGGCGCTGGCGATTCAGCGCAGGCTGCACTTTGACGGTTTGCAGATGGTCATTCTGCCGATGAAGGTGTGA
- a CDS encoding LysR substrate-binding domain-containing protein — MNNQSAAAPLLEDLRLFCTVARKNSFAESAKELGASPAYISKRIALLEAALGVRLFHRTTRSVVMTEDGSNVHDWARRILDDVDQMIETVSTAKRVPRGLLKISTSFALGRKYVSPLISEFARLHPGLRIQLELFDRQVDMINEGFDLDIRVGPVHEPHLFAKRIITSQRVLCASPGYLERHGMPQTLSELTQHQCLVIRERNQSFGIWRMMGPKGAETVKVAGGLASNHGEIIHQWAVDGHGIILRSIWDVAASLKDGSLVRVLPGYFQEADLCAVYPLQLKNSAKVRECVRFLQKHLNVQAR, encoded by the coding sequence GTGAACAATCAATCTGCCGCCGCGCCTTTGCTGGAAGATCTGCGCCTGTTCTGTACCGTGGCGCGCAAGAACAGTTTTGCCGAATCCGCCAAGGAACTGGGCGCATCTCCCGCCTATATCAGCAAGCGGATTGCCTTGCTGGAGGCGGCGCTGGGCGTACGCTTGTTTCATCGCACCACGCGCAGCGTCGTCATGACCGAGGACGGCAGCAACGTGCACGACTGGGCACGGCGCATCCTCGACGATGTCGATCAGATGATTGAAACCGTCAGCACCGCCAAACGCGTGCCGCGGGGTTTGCTCAAGATCAGCACGAGCTTTGCTCTGGGGCGCAAATATGTGTCACCGCTGATTTCAGAATTCGCACGGCTGCATCCCGGCCTGCGTATTCAGCTGGAGCTGTTTGACCGTCAGGTCGACATGATCAATGAAGGATTCGACCTCGACATCCGCGTCGGACCGGTGCATGAGCCGCATCTCTTCGCCAAGCGCATCATCACCAGTCAGCGGGTGCTATGTGCCAGTCCGGGATATCTGGAGCGTCACGGCATGCCGCAAACCTTATCCGAGCTGACTCAGCATCAATGTCTGGTGATTCGTGAGCGTAATCAGTCCTTCGGTATCTGGCGCATGATGGGGCCGAAAGGCGCGGAGACCGTCAAGGTTGCCGGCGGTCTGGCCTCGAACCACGGCGAGATCATTCATCAGTGGGCGGTCGACGGGCACGGCATCATCTTGCGGTCGATCTGGGATGTCGCCGCCAGTCTCAAGGATGGGAGTCTGGTACGCGTGCTGCCGGGGTATTTTCAGGAAGCAGATCTCTGTGCGGTCTATCCGCTGCAGTTGAAGAACTCCGCCAAGGTACGGGAGTGCGTGCGCTTCTTGCAGAAGCACCTTAACGTGCAAGCACGCTGA
- a CDS encoding OFA family MFS transporter produces the protein MAFDFLQKEHTIAKPGFNRWLVPPAALAIHLCIGMAYGFSVFWLPLSKSLGIKESIACAPGSSFFDQVFSTTCDWKISMLGWMYTMFFVLLGVSAAIWGGWLERAGPRKAGVVSALCWCGGLLISALGVYTHQIWLMWLGSGVIGGVGLGLGYISPVSTLIKWFPDRRGMATGMAIMGFGGGALVGSPLADKLMKHFATPTSVGVWETFVAMAVIYFIFMMAGALGYRVPPSGWKPAGWTPPVTTNNTMITQNHVHVSKVWGIPQFWLVWLVLCLNVSAGIGVIGISSPMLQEVFGGHLLGVNVGFSDLSLEQKAAIAAIAAGFTGLISLFNIGGRFVWASCSDFFGRKMTYVIFFVLGFILYVSLPWSAKAGSIALFVGAVCIILSMYGGGFATVPAYLADLFGTQMVGAIHGRLLTAWATAGILGPVVVNYMREYQLSLGMPRDQVYNTTMYILAGMLVLGLICNLLIRPVAAKHFMTPEELAREKQLAHEKSSSDSTATMSDAELSQVGRGGNPALIGAAWLAVGIPLVWGIALTLQKTAVLFK, from the coding sequence ATGGCCTTCGATTTCCTGCAAAAGGAACACACCATAGCCAAGCCTGGCTTCAACCGCTGGCTGGTTCCGCCTGCCGCACTCGCAATTCACCTGTGTATCGGTATGGCCTACGGCTTTTCCGTCTTCTGGCTGCCCTTGTCCAAATCGCTCGGCATCAAAGAGTCGATCGCTTGTGCACCGGGCAGCAGCTTTTTTGATCAAGTGTTCTCCACCACCTGCGACTGGAAGATTTCCATGCTGGGCTGGATGTACACCATGTTCTTTGTTCTGCTCGGCGTTTCCGCTGCAATCTGGGGCGGTTGGCTTGAGCGCGCAGGTCCGCGCAAGGCTGGCGTCGTCTCGGCATTGTGCTGGTGCGGCGGTCTGCTGATTTCCGCATTGGGGGTGTATACCCACCAGATCTGGCTCATGTGGCTCGGCTCCGGCGTCATCGGCGGCGTGGGTCTCGGCCTTGGCTACATTTCGCCGGTGTCGACACTGATTAAATGGTTCCCGGATCGTCGCGGTATGGCGACCGGCATGGCGATCATGGGTTTCGGTGGCGGCGCACTGGTCGGCAGTCCGCTGGCCGACAAGCTGATGAAGCACTTCGCCACCCCGACATCGGTCGGTGTATGGGAAACCTTCGTTGCGATGGCCGTCATCTATTTCATCTTCATGATGGCAGGTGCGCTGGGCTACCGTGTTCCGCCCAGCGGCTGGAAGCCGGCCGGCTGGACACCTCCGGTGACGACCAACAACACCATGATCACGCAAAACCACGTGCATGTGAGCAAAGTCTGGGGCATTCCTCAGTTCTGGCTGGTGTGGCTGGTGCTGTGTCTGAACGTGTCGGCCGGTATCGGCGTGATCGGCATCTCGTCGCCAATGCTGCAAGAAGTGTTTGGCGGTCATTTGCTGGGCGTCAACGTCGGCTTCAGTGATCTGTCGCTTGAGCAAAAGGCAGCGATTGCGGCGATTGCAGCGGGTTTCACCGGCCTCATCAGCTTGTTCAACATCGGTGGCCGTTTTGTCTGGGCTTCGTGCTCCGACTTCTTCGGCCGCAAGATGACTTACGTGATCTTCTTCGTGCTGGGCTTCATCCTGTACGTCAGTCTGCCATGGTCGGCCAAAGCCGGCAGCATCGCGCTCTTCGTCGGCGCGGTCTGCATCATCCTGTCGATGTACGGCGGTGGTTTTGCAACGGTGCCTGCTTATCTGGCGGACTTGTTCGGTACGCAAATGGTTGGCGCGATCCACGGTCGTTTGCTGACTGCATGGGCAACCGCCGGTATTCTCGGCCCTGTCGTTGTGAACTACATGCGTGAATACCAGCTGTCGCTGGGCATGCCACGCGATCAGGTCTACAACACCACGATGTATATCCTGGCAGGCATGCTGGTGCTGGGTCTGATCTGCAATTTGCTGATCCGTCCTGTCGCTGCGAAGCATTTCATGACACCGGAAGAACTGGCCCGTGAAAAGCAACTGGCGCACGAGAAATCGTCGTCCGATAGCACTGCAACGATGTCCGACGCAGAATTGTCGCAAGTCGGCCGCGGTGGTAATCCTGCGCTGATCGGCGCTGCGTGGCTGGCAGTCGGTATCCCGCTGGTGTGGGGCATTGCTCTGACACTGCAAAAGACTGCCGTGTTGTTTAAGTAA
- a CDS encoding 1-acyl-sn-glycerol-3-phosphate acyltransferase: MIDWLNKRSGKQLITHSTKQSTRHQTALFNKYWRVCGTGISFAAFGAGGLALRLAIFPLLNLFVRDQQQRILWSRRIIRLSFRAFVELMRMLGVLSYEITGLERLERRGLLILANHPSLIDTVLLMAFVRQADCIVKGALWRNPFTRGPVRAAGYISNEDGPELVDDCIASIRSGGNLIIFPEGTRTPADGNMTFKRGAANVAVRGECAITPVIIRCTPGTLAKGNKWWKVPPTMAHFSIEIQQDIDIRAVTGQAENPTLAARQLTYYLQNYFMKES, from the coding sequence ATGATTGATTGGTTGAATAAACGATCGGGCAAACAGCTGATCACGCATTCGACGAAGCAATCGACAAGGCATCAAACCGCCCTTTTCAACAAATACTGGCGAGTATGTGGGACTGGTATCAGTTTTGCCGCGTTCGGCGCCGGTGGGCTGGCATTGCGCCTGGCGATCTTCCCCTTGCTCAATCTCTTCGTACGCGATCAGCAACAGCGCATTCTCTGGTCGCGCCGGATCATCCGCCTGTCTTTCCGTGCATTCGTCGAACTGATGCGCATGCTGGGCGTACTCAGCTATGAGATTACCGGCCTGGAAAGATTGGAACGCCGTGGCCTGCTCATCCTCGCCAACCATCCCAGCCTGATTGACACCGTATTGCTGATGGCCTTCGTCCGGCAGGCCGACTGCATCGTCAAGGGGGCATTGTGGCGCAATCCCTTCACCCGTGGCCCGGTGCGGGCGGCCGGCTACATCAGCAATGAAGACGGCCCGGAATTGGTCGACGACTGCATCGCCTCGATCCGCAGCGGCGGCAATCTGATTATTTTCCCCGAAGGCACACGCACACCTGCCGACGGCAACATGACTTTCAAGCGCGGCGCGGCCAATGTCGCTGTGCGCGGCGAATGTGCGATTACCCCGGTGATCATTCGTTGCACGCCGGGAACGCTCGCCAAAGGTAACAAATGGTGGAAAGTGCCGCCAACCATGGCACACTTCAGCATCGAGATTCAACAGGATATCGACATCAGGGCGGTAACCGGCCAGGCCGAGAACCCGACCCTGGCAGCGCGCCAGCTCACGTACTACCTGCAAAACTATTTCATGAAAGAAAGCTAG